GCTCTCGTTCTGGGCCACGTGCGGCGTAACCTGCCGCCGGCGTAGCTCCTGCACGAATTCGCGGCTGTCGTAGCCCTTGTCGGCGCCCAGGGTGATGCGCCTACGCCGTCTCTTCAGCCGGTCCAGCATGCGCAGTGCCGCCTCTCGCTCTGCCCGCCCCGTGGCCTGCGTGAGCTCGATGTCCACCACCAGCCCGTTGCGGTTCTCCATGAGCACGTGCCCGGCATAAGCCAGCCGCGCCCCCTCGCCACGCGCCTTCTTCGCCAGCCGCGCCTCCGGGTCCGTGCGCGAGACGTGCGTCTCGTTGCGCCGCCTCTGCCCCCGGAAGTCCACGCTCTGGTTGCGGCCGCCGCCCTCGGACCGACCGCCGCCATCCTCGTCGCGCCGCCGCATGCTCTTCATCGATGCCCAGGCATCGAGCAGGGTGCCGTCGACCGTGAAGTGCTCGGCGGAGAGCAGTTGCCGCTGCTCCGCTTCCTCACGCACGGCCAGGAAGAAGCGCCGGCTCACGTCGTGGTTCAGGAGCCGCTGCCGGTTCTTGGAGAAGGTGGAGTGGTCGAACACCTCCTCGGCGATCTGCAGGCCCAGGAAGTACTTGAACAGCAGGTCGTAGCGCAGCCGCTCGCAGAGCTGGCGCTCGGAGCGGATGGAGTAGAACGCCATGAGCAGCATCGCCTTGAGCAAGCGCTCCGGCGCGACCGATGGCCGGCCTAAGGGGGCATACATGCTGCGGAAGGTGGGCGAGAGCTTGGCC
This genomic stretch from Dehalococcoidia bacterium harbors:
- a CDS encoding IS5 family transposase — its product is MRGDRDEQLWALTPLTPESFVPEDHPIRALRRLADAALAKLSPTFRSMYAPLGRPSVAPERLLKAMLLMAFYSIRSERQLCERLRYDLLFKYFLGLQIAEEVFDHSTFSKNRQRLLNHDVSRRFFLAVREEAEQRQLLSAEHFTVDGTLLDAWASMKSMRRRDEDGGGRSEGGGRNQSVDFRGQRRRNETHVSRTDPEARLAKKARGEGARLAYAGHVLMENRNGLVVDIELTQATGRAEREAALRMLDRLKRRRRRITLGADKGYDSREFVQELRRRQVTPHVAQNESGRRSAVDGRTTSWGSYQRSQKVRKRVEEIFGWVKTVAGGSKLRFIGLARNRLWAEVTAAAYNLVRVVRLEAAPQAA